The following DNA comes from Candidatus Peregrinibacteria bacterium.
CTTTCCAGTAGAGTGGGATTTTTTGAAATCCGCAAGAAAAGAAATAGAAGCCTGCTCCTTTCATGTTGAGCCACCTTTTGTTCTGCCAATTTGGAAATAAAATCTACCCTCCAAACTGGTAGCGTTTTCGAATAGGTTCGGTGATTTTCCATGTGCACTTGAGTCCCTTAGGAAACATCACAAAATCTCCAACACCAAACGAAACAGACTCTCCTTCTTCGGGAGTCACGGTTGCGCTTCCTTCAAGAATAAAACAGGTTTCAGGCGTATCATATTTCCAATGAAACTCCGAGATTTCTTTTGACCACACTGACCAATCTTCAGATTTCTTTCGGTCTTCTTCGGTTGCCGGACGGACGAGAATGTTCATGATAAGAAAAAAAAGAAAAGCGCTGATCTTCTAAAGAATTCCAAAAGTTCCTCCGAGAAATGCGAGAAAAATGGCGATTGCCATACAGCCTTCCCATACGCGAAATCGATTATCAAGTGCAGAAAATACAAAAAATAATGTTGCAATTGCTAAAAAGGGGAGTCCGGTGAAGAGTGTTGTTTCTGAAACAGAGAGTGGGGCAATGAGTCCCGAAATTCCCAAAATACCAAGACTATTGGAGATATTTGATCCCAAAATATTCCCAATGGCGAGGGAAGGGTTTTTCTTTTTCATTGCCATAATTGAGACAAATATTTCAGGAAAACTGGTTCCTATCGCAAGGAGCACCATAGAGGCAACGTCTCGGGAAATTCCTAGTGCTGGACTAAGTTCAATCAGGCTTCCAATGGTGAGGTCGGAAGCAATAATAATGCCAGTACCGCTTACAACAAGAAAAGCCACCATTATCCATGGATCTTGTCCTTTCATTAATTTTTTTTCGCGTTTCTCTTCTTCACGAATATCATCTCTTTGGCTTTTATCGAGTACAGAGAAGGCAAGAAAAACTCCAAACATCAAAAGGAGAATAAAACCTTCTCCACGCGAAAGCACTCCATCGGACAAAAAGAAAATAGTCAGTGCA
Coding sequences within:
- a CDS encoding cupin domain-containing protein, which produces MNILVRPATEEDRKKSEDWSVWSKEISEFHWKYDTPETCFILEGSATVTPEEGESVSFGVGDFVMFPKGLKCTWKITEPIRKRYQFGG
- a CDS encoding calcium/sodium antiporter, encoding MSEFLFSLFPESTLLISSFFVFLISLIMLVKSADYFIEYAERLGFYLRIPHFIIGITIVGIGTSLPELATSLVSVLKSTPKNDLTEIVTGNVVGSNVANILLGAGIASLFWVIKVERELQDNDLPFLFGSTALTIFFLSDGVLSRGEGFILLLMFGVFLAFSVLDKSQRDDIREEEKREKKLMKGQDPWIMVAFLVVSGTGIIIASDLTIGSLIELSPALGISRDVASMVLLAIGTSFPEIFVSIMAMKKKNPSLAIGNILGSNISNSLGILGISGLIAPLSVSETTLFTGLPFLAIATLFFVFSALDNRFRVWEGCMAIAIFLAFLGGTFGIL